A window of the Bactrocera neohumeralis isolate Rockhampton unplaced genomic scaffold, APGP_CSIRO_Bneo_wtdbg2-racon-allhic-juicebox.fasta_v2 cluster09, whole genome shotgun sequence genome harbors these coding sequences:
- the LOC126764061 gene encoding uncharacterized protein LOC126764061: protein MSNLLSRAQVMKVLLQTGIQFDPDATMNQLRPLYDEYISEVTKASEKEENANALEDPDAAADKNTQTSIPATIVQSIQPVVTSVPTFIATTSVQNSNVLTDVTTTAAYVSAKLSTADTRALVTTPAMSVVVSSGPSATATTSAQLSTAVTTVQMNTVVPSATISNNLDEDETERLLIQLRKKRELLMLQAEINQLTLQQQAPAAKTRWTDVSVIESMMSKFTADDHYDVNKWISDLDDAFAMLQFDERMKFIACRRMLSGTAQVFARTITVSDYEELKAKLIGEFGRMRTMNEVYQLLKNRRLRPDETTHRYILDMQEIAMYSKITEDELIEMIISGTGDTSSRIGHLFPARSINELKEFAERYERLRFQPPLGSKQIAIINRNAASALQPTTHRSNAANATSVRPTAAPTMETIRCYNCSKFGHYQSQCPLPKRPANSCFKCSSTEHVYRECPHRTTVAAVLNANGMNDARVEPISEMQMPPQFNQTE, encoded by the exons aTGTCGAATTTGTTATCACGTGCCCAAGTCATGAAAGTGCTACTGCAAACGGGTATTCAATTCGATCCTGATGCCACGATGAACCAGTTGCGACCGCTATATGATGAATACATTTCCGAGGTAACGAAAGCAAGTGAAAAAGAGGAAAACGCGAATGCCCTTGAAGATCCAGATGCCGCCGCCGACAAAAATACTCAAACTTCAATTCCCGCTACGATTGTGCAATCAATTCAACCTGTTGTTACGAGTGTACCTACGTTCATCGCCACTACGAGTGTTCAAAATTCAAATGTGCTTACAGATGTAACAACAACTGCCGCTTATGTCAGTGCTAAATTGTCAACTGCTGATACACGTGCATTGGTAACTACCCCCGCTATGAGTGTTGTTGTTTCAAGTGGTCCATCGGCTACTGCTACAACAAGTGCCCAATTGTCCACTGCTGTAACAACCGTGCAAATGAATACCGTTGTTCCAAGTGCTacaatttcaaacaatttgGACGAAGATGAGACCGAACGATTGCTGATCCAATTGCGTAAAAAACGCGAACTGTTGATGCTTCAAGCAGAGATTAATCAACTTACGCTACAACAGCAAGCACCTGCTGCAAAAACCCGTTGGACTGACGTAAGTGTCATTGAATCAATGATGTCTAAATTTACAGCCGATGACCATTACGATGTGAATAAGTGGATTAGTGACTTGGATGATGCTTTTGCAATGCTGCAATTCGATGAGCGTATGAAATTCATTGCATGTCGTCGTATGTTGAGTGGAACAGCCCAGGTTTTTGCACGCACGATTACGGTATCCGATTATGAAGAGCTCAAAGCTAAACTTATTGGTGAATTTGGCCGCATGCGCACAATGAATGAAGTGTATCAACTGCTGAAAAATCGACGCTTACGCCCTGATGAAACCACCCATCGTTACATTTTGGATATGCAAGAGATAGCGATGTATTCAAAAATTACGGAAGACGAATTGATCGAAATGATTATTAGTGGAACAGGTGACACTTCATCAAGAATCGGTCATTTGTTTCCAGCACGCTCTATTAATGAACTGAAGGAAtttgcggaacgatatgaacGTCTACGCTTCCAACCACCATTAGGATCAAAACAAATAGCAATAATTAATCGTAATGCGGCCAGTGCACTTCAGCCAACAACTCATCGATCAAATGCGGCCAACGCCACGTCAGTTCGCCCTACCGCAGCTCCAACCATGGAAACAATCCGATGCTACAATTGCTCCAAATTCGGGCATTATCAAAGCCAATGTCCACTGCCGAAACGACCAGCGAACTCCTGTTTTAAGTGCTCATCCACCGAACATGTGTATCGTGAATGCCCACACCGTACCACTGTTGCTGCCGTCCTTAATGCCAACGGAATGAATGATGCTAGAGTGGAACCAATTAGTGAAATGCAAATG CCCCCGCAGTTTAATCAAACGGAGTGA